A portion of the Blastopirellula sediminis genome contains these proteins:
- a CDS encoding substrate-binding domain-containing protein, with protein MDWRANSGLHDDASRDEPPWRDRRQFSKIVPLTGMPHKITLAVVPSSDNQVRMIRGVMQYAAETGRIQITKRAAIPYVPIELLDKVAAEGIIAYAESQGRIDFLKSLGMPFVNLTLHAEPEAGVPVVHSDNFELGRRLAEHLLTLGLRNFAFVGHFAWHHNRMRQEGFRQRLAESGFDAASIDIAFESETSLETINRQVHQGALQHAIEQLPEPCGVGSCHDEFAHEIVEACKAIGRSVPHSVSVIGVNDYRLICETTTPQLSSVAQNSERIGYLAAQLVDQLIEGAELPAGPILVPPGQLIVRRSSQFLALEDADVVAAIEFIRDRCHRPITVTDVVDHLQLGRKTLEKRFKNAIGHSIAHEIRLSRMRHAQHLLTSTPLSIVDVAIRSGFDSTSGFIRAFREHTGVTPADYRKG; from the coding sequence GTGGATTGGCGCGCCAACTCTGGCCTGCATGACGACGCTTCGCGGGATGAACCTCCGTGGCGCGATCGGCGGCAGTTTTCCAAAATCGTTCCGCTCACCGGTATGCCGCACAAGATTACGCTCGCCGTCGTGCCGAGTTCCGACAATCAAGTGCGGATGATCCGGGGCGTCATGCAATATGCGGCCGAAACGGGGCGCATTCAGATTACTAAGCGGGCCGCAATTCCGTACGTTCCGATCGAGCTGCTCGATAAAGTCGCCGCCGAAGGGATCATCGCCTACGCCGAAAGTCAGGGGCGAATCGACTTCCTGAAGAGCCTAGGAATGCCGTTCGTAAATCTCACGCTCCATGCCGAGCCGGAAGCCGGCGTTCCGGTCGTCCATTCCGACAACTTCGAACTCGGGCGGCGACTGGCCGAGCATTTGCTAACTCTCGGCCTCCGTAACTTCGCCTTCGTCGGGCATTTCGCTTGGCATCACAATCGAATGCGGCAAGAAGGCTTTCGCCAGCGATTGGCGGAAAGCGGTTTCGACGCCGCATCGATCGATATCGCTTTCGAGTCGGAGACGTCGCTCGAAACCATCAACCGCCAGGTTCACCAAGGAGCGCTGCAACACGCGATCGAACAGTTGCCGGAACCTTGTGGCGTCGGATCGTGCCATGATGAGTTCGCCCACGAGATTGTCGAAGCCTGTAAGGCGATCGGCCGTTCGGTACCGCATAGCGTTTCGGTGATCGGGGTCAACGATTACCGTTTGATCTGCGAAACGACGACGCCGCAACTTTCGAGCGTCGCTCAGAACTCGGAGCGGATCGGCTATCTCGCCGCTCAGCTGGTCGATCAGTTGATCGAAGGCGCCGAGCTGCCGGCGGGACCAATTCTCGTCCCGCCGGGACAGCTAATCGTCCGCCGCTCGTCGCAGTTTCTCGCCCTGGAAGACGCCGACGTCGTTGCGGCGATCGAATTCATACGTGATCGCTGTCATCGGCCGATCACGGTGACTGACGTGGTTGACCATTTGCAGCTCGGTCGCAAAACGCTTGAAAAGCGGTTCAAGAACGCGATCGGCCATTCGATCGCCCACGAGATCCGGCTGTCCCGCATGCGTCATGCCCAGCATTTGCTTACGTCGACTCCGCTTAGCATCGTCGATGTCGCCATCCGGAGCGGTTTTGACAGCACCAGCGGCTTCATTCGCGCCTTTCGCGAACATACCGGCGTCACCCCAGCCGACTACCGCAAAGGTTAA